One stretch of Musicola paradisiaca NCPPB 2511 DNA includes these proteins:
- a CDS encoding ABC transporter substrate-binding protein, whose translation MSKFKALTLGVTLAFTGTALAKQNIDFMFPAPVDGKLTMEMTRVIKEFNNSQQDVEVRGIFTGNYDTTKMKAEAAQKAGQPPALVIMSANFTTDLALKNEILPMDELFKYGSEKAGPFLMNEFWPAMHQNAQVMGVTYAIPFHNSTPILYYNKTMFDQAGIKQAPQTWQELLADAKKLTDQSKGQWGIMLPSTNDDYGGWILSALVRANGGNYFNSSYPGEVYYNVPTTIGALRFWQNLVYKDKVMPSGVLDSKQISATFFSGKLGMAMLSTGALGFMRENTKDFELGVAMLPAKEQRAVPIGGASLVSFKGISEEQKKAAYQFLTYLVSPQVNGSWSRFTGYFSPRKAAYDTPEMKSYLEKDPRATIALQQLKYAHPWYSTYETVAVRKAMENQLAALVNDEKVTPEAAAQTAQQEADTIMKPYTDQTALAPVK comes from the coding sequence ATGAGTAAGTTCAAGGCGTTGACGCTCGGCGTCACGCTCGCCTTCACGGGCACGGCGTTGGCAAAGCAAAACATTGATTTCATGTTCCCAGCGCCGGTGGACGGCAAGCTGACCATGGAAATGACCCGCGTTATCAAAGAATTCAACAACTCACAACAGGATGTGGAAGTTCGCGGTATCTTCACCGGCAACTACGACACCACCAAAATGAAGGCCGAAGCCGCTCAAAAGGCTGGCCAACCGCCCGCTTTGGTGATCATGTCCGCTAACTTCACCACCGATCTGGCGTTGAAAAACGAAATTCTGCCGATGGATGAGTTGTTTAAGTACGGCAGCGAAAAAGCAGGGCCGTTCCTGATGAACGAGTTCTGGCCCGCCATGCACCAGAATGCACAGGTGATGGGCGTCACCTACGCGATTCCATTCCACAACTCGACGCCAATCCTGTATTACAACAAGACAATGTTCGATCAGGCGGGGATCAAGCAAGCGCCGCAAACCTGGCAGGAACTACTCGCCGATGCCAAAAAACTGACTGATCAGAGCAAAGGCCAGTGGGGCATCATGTTGCCGTCCACCAACGACGACTACGGCGGTTGGATCCTCTCGGCGCTGGTACGCGCTAATGGCGGGAATTACTTCAACAGTAGCTATCCGGGCGAAGTCTATTACAACGTTCCGACCACCATCGGTGCGCTGCGCTTCTGGCAGAATTTGGTCTACAAGGACAAAGTCATGCCGTCCGGCGTGCTGGATTCCAAACAGATCAGCGCTACGTTTTTCTCGGGCAAACTGGGGATGGCGATGCTAAGCACGGGCGCACTGGGCTTTATGCGCGAAAACACCAAAGATTTCGAACTCGGCGTGGCCATGCTGCCGGCCAAAGAGCAGCGCGCGGTACCGATTGGCGGCGCCAGCCTGGTCAGCTTCAAGGGGATTTCCGAAGAGCAGAAGAAGGCGGCCTATCAGTTCCTGACTTATCTGGTCAGCCCGCAGGTCAACGGCAGTTGGAGCCGCTTCACCGGCTATTTCTCACCACGAAAAGCCGCTTACGATACGCCGGAAATGAAGTCCTATCTGGAGAAAGATCCGCGTGCGACCATCGCGCTGCAACAGCTCAAGTACGCGCATCCGTGGTACTCCACCTATGAAACGGTAGCGGTGCGCAAGGCGATGGAAAATCAGTTAGCCGCCCTCGTGAACGACGAAAAGGTTACGCCGGAAGCCGCTGCCCAAACGGCGCAACAGGAAGCCGATACCATCATGAAGCCGTATACCGACCAGACGGCGTTGGCCCCGGTGAAATAA
- a CDS encoding sugar transferase, with protein sequence MLRVLDVLLALVGVLCLWPVMLIVYVLGLFDTGSPVFIQQRVGRHQRPFNLIKFRTMAVATESVATHLASRSSVTPLGAFLRKTKLDELPQLINVLRGEMSLVGPRPCLFNQQELIAERQARGVFDVLPGITGLAQVNAIDMSTPQKLAEWDQRMIQTLSVKHYFSYLVQTVVGKGAGDRVR encoded by the coding sequence ATGTTGCGTGTCTTGGATGTATTACTGGCGCTGGTTGGGGTGTTATGCCTGTGGCCGGTGATGTTGATCGTTTATGTGTTGGGATTATTTGATACCGGTTCGCCGGTGTTTATCCAACAGCGTGTCGGGCGGCATCAGCGGCCATTTAATCTGATCAAGTTTCGCACGATGGCGGTGGCGACAGAGTCGGTGGCGACGCACCTTGCCAGCCGTAGCTCGGTGACGCCGTTAGGTGCATTTTTGCGTAAAACCAAACTTGATGAGTTGCCCCAGCTGATTAATGTGCTCAGGGGGGAAATGAGTCTGGTGGGGCCGCGCCCGTGTCTGTTTAATCAACAAGAGCTGATAGCCGAGCGTCAGGCGCGCGGTGTATTTGATGTATTGCCGGGGATTACCGGTCTGGCACAGGTGAATGCTATCGACATGTCTACGCCTCAGAAACTGGCGGAGTGGGATCAACGCATGATCCAGACCTTGTCGGTGAAACATTATTTTAGCTACCTGGTTCAAACGGTCGTCGGTAAAGGCGCTGGCGATCGGGTACGTTGA
- a CDS encoding carbohydrate ABC transporter permease, whose protein sequence is MSVDITPTLASPSSTTLPVWLRLRHSRRTTLSLLMICAALLWVSPFIWMLSSAFSPISFGNGMASLWPRWPLTLDNFRDAWQSADWLSLYANTLFFTFGTFCVQLMTITTAGYVFACHEFRGKQTLFLLFLVQLMIMPVVMMVPNMMTLKTLGLLNTLTGVMMPYFTSAFGVFLMRQAFMNVPKEIEEAALMEGCRWWQVIFRVLLPMSWPSILAFATVSITYHWNEYLWPLMMLNDPDKQVLTVGLVSFAMAAESGGQWGVVSAGTLMVCLPLMAAFMIFQKQFLKSFGFSGIK, encoded by the coding sequence ATGAGCGTTGATATCACCCCCACCCTTGCCTCACCCAGCAGCACGACGCTTCCCGTCTGGTTGCGTCTACGCCATTCCCGCCGCACGACGCTGAGCCTGTTGATGATCTGCGCGGCGTTGTTGTGGGTAAGCCCATTTATCTGGATGCTGTCTTCCGCCTTCAGCCCAATCTCATTCGGCAACGGCATGGCGTCGCTGTGGCCGCGCTGGCCGCTGACGCTGGACAATTTTCGGGACGCCTGGCAAAGCGCCGACTGGCTCTCGCTGTATGCCAATACGCTGTTTTTTACCTTCGGTACCTTTTGCGTACAACTGATGACTATCACCACCGCCGGCTATGTCTTCGCCTGCCACGAGTTTCGCGGCAAACAGACACTGTTCCTGCTGTTTCTGGTGCAATTGATGATCATGCCCGTCGTCATGATGGTGCCGAATATGATGACGCTGAAGACCCTCGGCCTGCTCAATACGCTGACCGGCGTGATGATGCCCTACTTCACGTCGGCATTTGGCGTGTTTCTGATGCGTCAGGCGTTCATGAATGTTCCCAAAGAGATTGAAGAGGCGGCGCTGATGGAAGGGTGCCGCTGGTGGCAGGTGATATTCCGCGTTCTGCTGCCCATGTCCTGGCCTTCCATTCTGGCATTCGCCACCGTCAGCATTACCTATCACTGGAACGAGTACTTGTGGCCACTGATGATGCTCAACGATCCCGACAAACAGGTACTGACCGTCGGGCTGGTGTCGTTCGCCATGGCGGCCGAATCCGGCGGCCAGTGGGGCGTCGTCAGCGCCGGCACGTTGATGGTTTGCCTGCCGCTGATGGCGGCATTCATGATTTTCCAAAAACAGTTCCTGAAAAGCTTTGGTTTCTCAGGAATAAAATAA
- a CDS encoding Na+/H+ antiporter, with product MEIFFTILMMTLVVSLSGVITRLMPFQMPLPLMQIGLGAMLAWPQFGLHVDFNPELFMVLFIPPLLFADGWKTSTREFLYHTREILGLALVLVIITVVGMGYLIHWMIPQMPLVAAFALAAVLSPTDAVALSGIVGEERIPKKLMGILQGEALMNDASALVSLKFAVAIALGAMVFSVSGVTLAFLHVALGGLLAGIAITWLYSKSLAAMGRWSDDEAATQIVLLLLLPFASYLVAEHFGVSGILASVAAGMTISRTQLMRLAPLNMRLRANGVWGMLEFVFNGMVFLMLGLQLPGVLEESLAQADRDPTIENWVLFADIGLIYLALLVLRFVWLWMMKIYSRHIQSKRPMLFAEYSTRELLISTFAGVRGAITLAGVLSIPLLLNNGEDFPSRYQLVFIATGVILLSLFCGVAALPVLLRGITVTDHSVRKKEERMARVVMAQVAIDSLTKMHERLASDCEENLDDQMLAEVSARVIGMLHRRVAGIDEMENSMAVENLERRFRLAAVNSERAELYHLRATQRISNETLQKILRELDLLEAVLSERV from the coding sequence ATGGAAATATTCTTTACCATTCTAATGATGACGCTGGTGGTATCTCTGTCTGGGGTGATAACTCGCCTTATGCCTTTTCAGATGCCGCTTCCTCTTATGCAAATCGGGCTCGGCGCCATGTTGGCGTGGCCGCAATTCGGCCTGCATGTGGATTTTAATCCCGAGCTGTTTATGGTGTTGTTCATCCCACCGTTGTTGTTCGCGGATGGCTGGAAAACGTCGACCCGCGAATTTCTGTATCACACTCGGGAAATACTGGGGCTGGCGCTGGTGCTGGTCATTATTACCGTGGTGGGAATGGGGTATCTGATTCACTGGATGATCCCGCAAATGCCACTGGTCGCGGCGTTTGCGCTGGCCGCTGTACTCTCGCCGACCGATGCCGTTGCGCTCTCGGGGATTGTAGGGGAAGAGCGCATTCCCAAAAAATTGATGGGGATCCTGCAGGGCGAAGCGCTGATGAACGACGCTTCCGCGCTGGTGTCGCTGAAATTTGCCGTCGCCATTGCGTTGGGTGCCATGGTGTTTAGCGTTTCCGGCGTGACGCTGGCATTCCTGCATGTGGCGTTGGGCGGTTTGTTGGCGGGGATTGCCATCACCTGGTTGTACAGTAAATCGTTGGCGGCAATGGGGCGCTGGAGTGACGATGAAGCCGCGACTCAGATCGTCCTGCTGTTACTGTTGCCGTTTGCCTCTTATCTGGTGGCTGAACATTTCGGGGTGTCCGGGATCCTGGCGTCGGTTGCTGCGGGTATGACGATCAGCAGAACCCAGTTGATGCGTCTTGCTCCATTGAATATGCGGCTGCGAGCCAATGGGGTGTGGGGCATGCTGGAGTTTGTGTTCAACGGCATGGTGTTTCTGATGCTTGGGTTGCAATTGCCCGGCGTGCTGGAAGAGTCGCTCGCGCAGGCTGATCGCGATCCCACCATTGAAAACTGGGTACTGTTCGCTGATATTGGGTTGATTTATCTGGCATTGTTGGTGTTGCGGTTTGTCTGGCTATGGATGATGAAAATATATAGTCGTCATATCCAGAGCAAACGGCCGATGTTGTTTGCCGAATATTCCACGCGCGAGCTGCTGATATCGACATTTGCCGGCGTGCGCGGCGCTATTACCCTCGCGGGCGTGCTCTCGATTCCTTTATTGCTTAACAACGGTGAGGATTTTCCATCCCGTTACCAGTTGGTATTTATCGCCACCGGTGTGATTTTGCTATCGCTGTTCTGTGGCGTTGCTGCGTTGCCGGTGTTACTGCGGGGCATTACGGTGACGGATCACAGCGTGCGTAAAAAAGAAGAACGCATGGCACGGGTCGTGATGGCGCAGGTGGCGATAGACAGTTTGACGAAAATGCATGAGCGTCTGGCGTCGGATTGTGAAGAGAATCTGGACGACCAAATGTTGGCGGAGGTCAGCGCTCGCGTCATCGGTATGCTGCATCGTCGCGTCGCGGGGATCGATGAGATGGAAAACAGTATGGCGGTGGAGAATCTGGAGCGCCGTTTTCGTCTGGCGGCTGTGAATTCGGAGCGCGCTGAGCTTTATCACTTGCGTGCGACGCAGCGCATCAGTAATGAAACGCTGCAAAAAATCTTGCGGGAACTGGATTTACTCGAAGCGGTGCTGAGTGAGCGTGTGTAG
- a CDS encoding TOBE domain-containing protein: protein MSVSARNQLNGVVDSVAEGAVNSEVVLTLASGEQLTTVITRSSVANLGLVPGKSVLALVKAPWVILASADCGLLFSARNQFNGTIDALSRGAVHSTVHLTTVKGLTLTASITNESVDEMGLKVGASVIALIKASSVILATKA from the coding sequence ATGTCTGTTTCTGCTCGTAATCAACTGAATGGGGTGGTTGACAGCGTCGCTGAAGGCGCGGTTAACAGTGAAGTCGTATTGACGCTGGCAAGTGGAGAGCAACTCACTACGGTGATTACCCGCAGCAGTGTGGCTAATTTGGGGTTGGTGCCGGGTAAGTCCGTTCTGGCGTTGGTCAAGGCGCCTTGGGTCATTTTGGCCTCGGCGGATTGCGGGCTGCTTTTTTCCGCCCGTAACCAGTTCAATGGCACGATAGATGCGTTGTCGCGCGGTGCGGTTCATTCCACCGTTCATCTGACGACTGTCAAGGGGTTAACACTGACGGCCAGTATCACCAATGAAAGTGTGGATGAGATGGGGCTGAAAGTCGGGGCTTCTGTTATCGCGCTGATTAAGGCTTCCAGTGTGATTCTGGCGACCAAGGCTTGA
- a CDS encoding phosphodiesterase: MLLAHISDTHFRSSGQKLYGFIDINAGNADVVSQLNALSEQPDAVVISGDIVNCGQPAEYLVARQTLGNLKYPLYIIPGNHDDKTHFLEYLQPLCPQLGHDPQNMRYAVDDFAMRLLFIDSSKAGTSKGWLTEETLAWLEAELTAGGDKPTAVFMHHPPMALGSAQMDRIACENGHRLLELVERFPSLVRIFCGHNHCLIVTQYRQAIIATVPGTVHQVPYYHEDTRPYYDMSPPSCLMHRLVGRHLVSYQHALSHYAGPWLYDQNISCPVDEH; encoded by the coding sequence ATGCTGTTAGCGCATATTTCAGATACACATTTTAGAAGTTCAGGGCAAAAACTTTACGGATTCATCGATATCAACGCCGGTAACGCCGATGTGGTGTCGCAGCTCAATGCGCTGAGCGAACAACCGGATGCAGTGGTCATCAGCGGCGATATCGTCAACTGCGGTCAGCCAGCGGAATATCTGGTTGCCCGCCAGACGCTGGGTAATCTGAAGTACCCGCTGTATATCATCCCCGGTAATCACGATGATAAAACCCACTTTCTTGAATACCTGCAGCCGTTGTGTCCGCAACTGGGTCACGATCCGCAGAACATGCGTTATGCCGTTGATGACTTCGCCATGCGCCTGCTGTTTATCGACTCCAGCAAAGCAGGCACGTCCAAAGGCTGGTTGACGGAGGAAACGCTGGCCTGGCTGGAAGCGGAACTGACGGCCGGTGGAGACAAACCCACCGCAGTATTCATGCACCATCCCCCTATGGCGCTGGGTTCAGCGCAGATGGATCGTATCGCCTGCGAAAACGGCCACCGGCTGCTGGAACTGGTGGAACGTTTCCCTTCGCTGGTGCGCATCTTCTGCGGACATAATCACTGCCTGATCGTCACGCAGTATCGCCAGGCCATTATCGCCACCGTCCCGGGAACCGTGCATCAAGTCCCCTATTATCATGAAGATACACGTCCCTATTACGATATGTCGCCGCCGTCCTGCCTGATGCACCGGCTGGTCGGGCGCCATCTGGTCAGCTACCAGCATGCCCTGTCGCATTACGCGGGCCCCTGGTTGTATGACCAAAACATCAGTTGCCCGGTGGATGAACACTGA
- a CDS encoding NCS2 family permease, whose protein sequence is MSKTTRQAGDAVHPQGALDAFFYITQRGSSVRQEVLAGLTTFLAMVYSVIVVPGMLGKAGFPPAAVFVATCLVAGFGSLLMGLWANLPMAIGCAISLTAFTAFSLVLGQHISVPVALGAIFMMGVLFTLISATGIRSWILRNLPLGVAHGAGIGIGLFLLIIAANGIGLVIKNPIDGLPVALGHFTAFPVVMSLIGLAATIGLEKRKVPGGILIVIVAISVIGLIFDPNVKYQGLFALPSLTDANGQSLIFALDIKGALQPVVLPSVLALVMTAVFDATGTIRAVAGQANLLDKDGQIINGGRALTADSVSSIFSSLVGTSPAAVYIESAAGTAAGGKTGLTATVVGVLFLLILFLSPLSYLVPAYATAPALMYVGLLMLSNVSKLNFDDFVDAMSGLVCAVFIVLTCNIVTGIMLGFGTLVLGRIFSGEWRKLNIGTVIIAIALVVFYAGGWAL, encoded by the coding sequence ATGTCCAAGACGACTCGTCAGGCAGGCGATGCGGTTCATCCGCAAGGCGCGCTTGATGCCTTTTTCTATATCACTCAGCGCGGCAGTAGCGTTCGTCAGGAAGTGCTGGCCGGATTGACCACCTTTCTGGCGATGGTCTATTCGGTGATTGTGGTGCCGGGCATGCTGGGTAAAGCCGGTTTTCCGCCGGCGGCGGTGTTTGTCGCGACCTGTCTGGTCGCCGGTTTTGGCTCCTTGTTAATGGGGTTGTGGGCCAACCTGCCGATGGCTATCGGGTGCGCTATTTCGTTGACGGCATTTACCGCGTTCAGTCTGGTTCTGGGCCAGCACATCAGCGTACCGGTCGCACTGGGCGCTATTTTTATGATGGGCGTACTGTTTACGCTGATATCCGCGACAGGTATCCGCTCCTGGATTTTGCGCAACTTGCCGTTGGGCGTGGCACATGGCGCGGGCATCGGGATTGGTTTGTTTCTGTTAATTATTGCAGCCAACGGAATCGGCCTGGTTATCAAGAATCCGATTGATGGTTTGCCGGTCGCGCTCGGCCATTTCACCGCGTTTCCGGTGGTGATGTCGCTGATTGGTCTGGCGGCGACTATCGGCCTTGAAAAGCGCAAGGTGCCGGGCGGTATTCTGATTGTGATCGTCGCTATTTCTGTTATCGGTTTGATTTTTGACCCGAATGTGAAATATCAGGGGCTGTTTGCCCTGCCGAGCCTGACTGACGCCAATGGGCAATCGTTGATTTTTGCGCTGGATATCAAAGGTGCGCTGCAGCCGGTGGTATTGCCGAGCGTTCTGGCGCTGGTGATGACGGCGGTATTTGATGCGACCGGCACGATTCGTGCGGTTGCCGGGCAGGCTAATCTGCTGGATAAGGACGGTCAGATTATCAATGGCGGGCGGGCGCTGACCGCTGACTCCGTAAGCAGTATTTTCTCCAGCCTGGTGGGAACATCTCCGGCTGCGGTGTATATCGAATCCGCCGCCGGGACTGCCGCAGGCGGCAAAACCGGCCTGACGGCAACGGTGGTCGGGGTTCTGTTCTTGCTGATCCTGTTTTTGTCGCCGCTCTCTTATCTGGTGCCGGCTTATGCCACCGCGCCGGCATTGATGTATGTCGGTCTGCTGATGTTGAGCAACGTTTCCAAACTGAATTTTGATGATTTTGTCGATGCCATGTCTGGTCTGGTTTGCGCGGTATTTATCGTTCTGACCTGTAACATTGTAACCGGTATCATGTTGGGTTTCGGTACGCTGGTTTTGGGCCGTATCTTCTCCGGTGAATGGCGCAAATTGAATATCGGTACGGTCATTATTGCCATTGCGTTGGTGGTTTTCTACGCGGGTGGTTGGGCTTTGTAA
- a CDS encoding carbohydrate ABC transporter permease: MRKHWLPWLILAPSLLFLVLFTYFPLFRSVYDSLFDTRMAGDTALFVGAGNFIRLFDDQVFWRALFNNLAYILLTVIPGIVLSLLLAVALWENHAVNRWLRTAFFFPMIIPMVSAAALWLFIFMPGIGLLDYYLAKLFGPMNNNYLGHSNSALFALAIIGVWKFAGYYMLFFLAGLQGIPPSTREAAVMEGATSVQIFFRVTLPLLRPTLSFVLTTALIYSVTQIDHVAVMTHGGPDNATTVLLYYIQNLAWDTHDLGKASAATFLTLAGLFIFSLINLKVLEKGAHYER, translated from the coding sequence ATGCGAAAACACTGGCTACCCTGGCTGATCCTGGCGCCCTCCCTCTTGTTCTTGGTGTTGTTTACCTACTTTCCGTTATTCCGTTCGGTATACGACAGCCTGTTCGACACTCGTATGGCGGGCGATACCGCCCTGTTTGTCGGCGCAGGTAACTTTATCCGCCTATTTGATGACCAGGTATTCTGGCGCGCGCTGTTCAACAATCTGGCCTACATCCTACTGACGGTCATCCCCGGCATCGTACTGTCGTTGCTGCTCGCCGTGGCGCTATGGGAAAACCACGCAGTAAACCGCTGGCTGCGAACCGCCTTTTTCTTTCCCATGATCATTCCGATGGTCAGCGCTGCCGCGTTGTGGCTATTCATCTTTATGCCGGGCATCGGGCTGCTGGACTATTACCTGGCCAAACTCTTCGGCCCGATGAACAACAATTACCTCGGCCACAGCAACAGCGCACTGTTCGCTCTGGCCATTATCGGCGTGTGGAAATTTGCCGGTTATTACATGCTGTTCTTCCTCGCCGGGTTACAGGGCATCCCCCCATCCACCCGCGAGGCCGCAGTGATGGAAGGCGCGACATCGGTACAGATCTTTTTTCGCGTCACGCTGCCCTTACTGCGCCCTACCCTCAGCTTTGTGCTGACGACCGCGCTGATTTACTCCGTCACCCAGATTGATCACGTCGCGGTGATGACGCATGGCGGCCCGGACAACGCCACCACGGTGCTGCTCTATTACATCCAGAATCTCGCCTGGGATACCCACGATCTGGGCAAGGCTTCAGCCGCGACGTTCCTGACGTTGGCGGGGCTGTTCATCTTTTCCCTGATTAACCTAAAAGTGCTTGAGAAAGGGGCACATTATGAGCGTTGA
- a CDS encoding UDP-glucose 4-epimerase family protein has product MNILVTGSGGFIGRRVVALANERGITCVLHGSERVDPSGSAMIRANLTATTDWTPALIGVDAVVHCAARVHQMQDGVDALALYRETNVAGTLRLAQQAAETGVKRFVFISSIKVNGETTQPGQPFQPDVAVPPADPYGLSKYEAEQGLMRLAQETGLEVVIIRPPLVYGPGVKANFRSMMNWVRKGVPLPLAAVHNQRSLVFVDNLADLILLVLHHPKAPGHVWLVSDDHDVSTSGLLADMATALGVKNRCWPLPAWILKSAAASLGKSAVAERLLGSLQVDVRETRQQLGWQPAFSYHQAISITAQAFLAEMSGVSTSLSKEG; this is encoded by the coding sequence TTGAATATTTTAGTAACGGGAAGTGGCGGTTTCATCGGGCGCCGAGTGGTCGCTCTGGCAAACGAGCGAGGTATAACTTGTGTGCTGCATGGCAGCGAGCGCGTAGACCCAAGCGGTAGTGCGATGATTCGCGCCAATCTGACGGCCACGACGGACTGGACGCCAGCATTAATCGGTGTGGACGCAGTAGTGCATTGCGCTGCCAGAGTGCACCAGATGCAGGATGGTGTTGATGCGCTGGCACTGTATCGAGAAACCAATGTCGCAGGAACATTACGGTTAGCGCAGCAGGCCGCAGAAACTGGCGTTAAACGGTTTGTCTTTATCAGTTCAATCAAAGTGAACGGTGAGACCACTCAACCTGGTCAACCTTTTCAGCCGGATGTAGCCGTACCGCCGGCTGATCCTTACGGCTTGAGCAAGTATGAAGCTGAACAGGGGTTGATGCGTCTGGCACAGGAAACCGGTCTCGAAGTGGTCATTATTCGCCCGCCATTGGTGTATGGGCCGGGCGTGAAAGCCAATTTCCGCTCGATGATGAATTGGGTACGTAAAGGCGTGCCGTTACCGTTGGCGGCGGTTCATAACCAACGCAGCCTGGTGTTTGTGGATAATCTGGCTGATTTGATTTTGCTGGTTCTGCATCATCCGAAAGCGCCGGGGCATGTGTGGCTGGTGTCGGATGACCATGACGTTTCCACCTCTGGGCTATTGGCGGATATGGCCACGGCGTTGGGGGTGAAAAACCGGTGCTGGCCGCTGCCAGCATGGATACTAAAAAGTGCGGCGGCTTCGCTTGGTAAATCTGCTGTAGCGGAGCGTTTGCTTGGGTCGCTGCAAGTGGATGTGCGTGAAACCCGGCAGCAACTTGGCTGGCAGCCTGCGTTCTCCTACCATCAGGCAATTTCCATCACAGCGCAGGCATTTCTGGCGGAAATGTCTGGTGTTTCCACATCTCTATCCAAAGAAGGTTGA
- a CDS encoding ABC transporter ATP-binding protein, whose translation MLRLQNICKRFDDKPALKSLSLDIADGEFLVLVGPSGCGKSTLLRLLAGLENVSSGEIWLDNDNITERSPRERNFAMIFQNYALFPHLTVRENITFGMQIRREPKSTWQPRLEKVAQLLQLDTLLDRKPGKLSGGQRQRVAMARAIVRNPRLFLMDEPLSNLDARLRTEVRDGIMALHQQLRTSTVYVTHDQTEAMSMADRIVVMDSGELQQVGTPEQLYAYPANLFVAGFIGSPAMNIVTLPCANGTVLIGEQALTLPLHANQAKEVFFGIRPEHITDITEAGQQTYCLTATVRQRELMGAEYLLHVSTPIGNLRYCRKNRGEAPAVGDTVTIGFSPLDIHLFNADTRQNLYQETAHE comes from the coding sequence ATGCTACGACTGCAAAACATCTGTAAGCGCTTTGACGACAAACCGGCGCTGAAATCCTTATCGTTGGATATCGCCGACGGTGAGTTTCTGGTGCTGGTCGGCCCGTCTGGCTGTGGCAAAAGCACCCTGCTGCGCCTGTTGGCGGGGCTGGAAAACGTCAGTAGCGGCGAAATCTGGCTGGACAACGACAATATCACCGAACGTTCACCTCGCGAGCGCAACTTCGCGATGATCTTTCAAAATTATGCGTTGTTCCCACACCTGACCGTCAGAGAAAACATCACGTTCGGCATGCAAATCCGGCGAGAGCCCAAATCGACCTGGCAACCGAGACTGGAGAAAGTGGCGCAACTGCTGCAATTAGACACGCTGCTGGATCGCAAGCCCGGCAAACTCTCCGGCGGGCAACGTCAACGTGTTGCTATGGCTCGCGCCATTGTGCGCAACCCCCGGCTGTTTTTAATGGACGAACCCTTATCTAATCTCGATGCCCGCCTGCGCACCGAAGTACGCGATGGCATCATGGCGCTGCATCAGCAGTTGCGCACCAGCACCGTATACGTTACCCACGATCAGACCGAAGCCATGTCGATGGCGGATCGCATCGTGGTCATGGACAGCGGGGAATTGCAGCAGGTAGGCACGCCGGAGCAACTCTATGCTTATCCGGCCAACCTGTTCGTGGCGGGTTTTATCGGTTCTCCCGCGATGAACATTGTGACTCTGCCTTGCGCCAATGGGACGGTATTGATTGGCGAGCAGGCATTAACGTTGCCGCTTCACGCCAACCAGGCCAAAGAGGTCTTCTTCGGCATTCGCCCCGAACACATCACTGATATCACCGAGGCGGGTCAGCAAACATATTGCCTGACCGCGACGGTACGACAACGAGAACTGATGGGGGCTGAGTATCTACTGCATGTCAGCACCCCGATCGGCAACTTGCGTTATTGCCGCAAAAATCGCGGCGAAGCGCCGGCGGTGGGCGACACCGTCACGATTGGTTTTTCCCCTTTGGATATTCACCTTTTCAATGCCGATACCCGGCAGAATTTATACCAGGAGACCGCACATGAGTAA